A genome region from Schistocerca nitens isolate TAMUIC-IGC-003100 chromosome 4, iqSchNite1.1, whole genome shotgun sequence includes the following:
- the LOC126251843 gene encoding uncharacterized protein LOC126251843 isoform X2 yields MSCEVNEKWAADAEPLAGVTQNLRVNVAKFPGFKRVPNFKPFLSTDTYYGYMPVFPRSDDCEMDTDDTNSWTKIGLNSHCAHRQNENVGAFPGLTRKRCSREMQPHEQDAKKSRREELPVTGFSARQTTMQQLDAHYPRCIMGHLV; encoded by the exons ATGAGTTGTGAAGTAAATGAGAAATGGGCTGCCGACGCTGAGCCGTTAGCCGGCGTCACGCAAAACCTACGTGTAAATGTGGCCAAGTTTCCAGGCTTTAAACGAGTTCCAAATTTCAAGCCATTTCTTTCTACCGACACATATTATGGATACATGCCAGTGTTTCCTCGCTCTGATGATTGTGAAATGGACACTGATGATACAAACTCTTGGACTAAAATAGGTCTAAATTCGCATTGTGCCCATCGTCAGAACGAAAATGTTGGTGCTTTTCCGGGATTAACTCGAAAGCGCTGTAGCAGAGAGATGCAGCCGCACGAGCAAGACGCCAAGAAAAGCAGACGCGAAG AGCTACCCGTTACAGGGTTTTCGGCGCGACAGACAACAATGCAGCAATTAGACGCACACTATCCAAGGTGCATCATGGGTCATTTGGTGTGA
- the LOC126251843 gene encoding uncharacterized protein LOC126251843 isoform X3, with translation MSCEVNEKWAADAEPLAGVTQNLRVNVAKFPGFKRVPNFKPFLSTDTYYGYMPVFPRSDDCEMDTDDTNSWTKIGLNSHCAHRQNENVGAFPGLTRKRCSREMQPHEQDAKKSRREGFSARQTTMQQLDAHYPRCIMGHLV, from the exons ATGAGTTGTGAAGTAAATGAGAAATGGGCTGCCGACGCTGAGCCGTTAGCCGGCGTCACGCAAAACCTACGTGTAAATGTGGCCAAGTTTCCAGGCTTTAAACGAGTTCCAAATTTCAAGCCATTTCTTTCTACCGACACATATTATGGATACATGCCAGTGTTTCCTCGCTCTGATGATTGTGAAATGGACACTGATGATACAAACTCTTGGACTAAAATAGGTCTAAATTCGCATTGTGCCCATCGTCAGAACGAAAATGTTGGTGCTTTTCCGGGATTAACTCGAAAGCGCTGTAGCAGAGAGATGCAGCCGCACGAGCAAGACGCCAAGAAAAGCAGACGCGAAG GGTTTTCGGCGCGACAGACAACAATGCAGCAATTAGACGCACACTATCCAAGGTGCATCATGGGTCATTTGGTGTGA
- the LOC126251843 gene encoding uncharacterized protein LOC126251843 isoform X1, producing the protein MSCEVNEKWAADAEPLAGVTQNLRVNVAKFPGFKRVPNFKPFLSTDTYYGYMPVFPRSDDCEMDTDDTNSWTKIGLNSHCAHRQNENVGAFPGLTRKRCSREMQPHEQDAKKSRREEPVSKYEKDIERHTSEECELALEQLLKYTHGCDIYNYYSACDI; encoded by the exons ATGAGTTGTGAAGTAAATGAGAAATGGGCTGCCGACGCTGAGCCGTTAGCCGGCGTCACGCAAAACCTACGTGTAAATGTGGCCAAGTTTCCAGGCTTTAAACGAGTTCCAAATTTCAAGCCATTTCTTTCTACCGACACATATTATGGATACATGCCAGTGTTTCCTCGCTCTGATGATTGTGAAATGGACACTGATGATACAAACTCTTGGACTAAAATAGGTCTAAATTCGCATTGTGCCCATCGTCAGAACGAAAATGTTGGTGCTTTTCCGGGATTAACTCGAAAGCGCTGTAGCAGAGAGATGCAGCCGCACGAGCAAGACGCCAAGAAAAGCAGACGCGAAG AGCCTGTGTCGAAATATGAAAAGGACATTGAGAGGCATACCTCTGAAGAATGTGAATTGGCGTTggaacaattattgaaatatactCACGGCTGTGAcatatataattattattctgcTTGCGACATCTAA